GCGGGAAACGCGGCTATAGTTAAGCCGTCAACGGATAATCCTCTTACTCTCTGCAAACTGACGGAGATGTTGGTCAAAGCCGGAGTTACTGACGGCGCTATCCAGATAATCACCGGGCGCGGCTCAGTCGTCGGCAATATGCTGTGTTCGAATCCGGATGTACATCTTATTACCCTTACCGGATCAACGGAGGTAGGCATTGAAACGGCTAAAACGGCTGCAGCAAACCTTTGCCATGTAGCTCTTGAACTTGGCGGAAACGATGCTTTCATCGTCCTTGAGGATGCGGATGTAGATCTCGCGACGGATGAACTCATCTGGGGCCGCATGTATAACACCGGTCAGGTCTGCTGTGCGTCAAAGCGGTTCCTTATACACAGGAGCCGAGTCGGAGAATTTGTCGAGAAGTCCGTTAAAAAAATACAGGCTATTAAGCGCGGCATGCCGTCAGACGAAAACACGGGCCTAGGATGTCTCATCAGTGAAAAGGCCGCTATTGAAGTTGAAGCACAGGTAAACCTGACCGTTGAGCAGGGCGGTAAAATAATCCTCGGCGGCAAGAGAAGCGGCGCTTTCTATGATCCAACTGTAATTGTTGATGTTCCGAAAACTGCCGATGTTGCGAAAGACATGGAAATATTCGGTCCCGTTGTTCCGATCGTAGTTTTTGACACGGTTGATGAGGCTATTGCTATCGCGAACGCGTCAAAGTTCGGGCTTTGCGGCTGCGTATTTTCAAAAGATATGAAGGAAGCTTTTTATGTCGCCAATGAACTTGAATGCGGCGGAGCAGTAATCAACGGCGCGAGCTTCTTCCGCAGCTTTGAAATGCCGTTTGGAGGATACAAATTCTCGGGAATAGGTACAGAAGGAGTGTTATCAACTTTCAATGAAATGACACGAACGAAATCTGTCGTGCTGAAGAATATACTGAAATAGCGCATCATATGCGCTTTTTCAACCCGGTAATACGTATACGCCTGGCTGGGGATAATCGTTATCTCCAGCCACTCGTTTGAATTTATCCTTCCGTATATGCCATCTTGCGCGAAAGCCGGAGGGCAGAGGATTTGACCTCATCTATGATCTGTGGGATCCTTTCATCTGTGATTTCAGATGTGGTCCCGCTTGCGCTTATTGATGCTATAGCGTCGCCGCGATAGTCAAATACGGGTGCTCCGATGCATCTGTGTCCGATCATATATTCCTGATTATCCATCGCGTAGCCCTGTTCGCGTACCTGTTTAAGACATTTTTTGAAATCGGT
The nucleotide sequence above comes from Synergistaceae bacterium. Encoded proteins:
- a CDS encoding aldehyde dehydrogenase family protein, with the translated sequence MKMIINGKAADASDKKVLEVINPATGKLIDTVPAASAKDVEDAVAAAKAAQKIWAKVPVYRKAEIMMDFLALVEKNKEDLAQTLSAETGKPISEARGEIGNIPIAFKAFSEKAKHLYGEVVPSGLEAGQDKNILFTQREPIGVVACIIPFNFPCDLFDQKVAPALLAGNAAIVKPSTDNPLTLCKLTEMLVKAGVTDGAIQIITGRGSVVGNMLCSNPDVHLITLTGSTEVGIETAKTAAANLCHVALELGGNDAFIVLEDADVDLATDELIWGRMYNTGQVCCASKRFLIHRSRVGEFVEKSVKKIQAIKRGMPSDENTGLGCLISEKAAIEVEAQVNLTVEQGGKIILGGKRSGAFYDPTVIVDVPKTADVAKDMEIFGPVVPIVVFDTVDEAIAIANASKFGLCGCVFSKDMKEAFYVANELECGGAVINGASFFRSFEMPFGGYKFSGIGTEGVLSTFNEMTRTKSVVLKNILK